The Devosia sp. A16 genome includes a window with the following:
- a CDS encoding fasciclin domain-containing protein, giving the protein MHKTLRMLLAVSVLALGVTTLPTLAATKMVGGAAMYETKNIIENAVNSRDHTTLVAAVKAAGLVEALSGPGPFTVFAPVNAAFAALPAGTVDSLLKPENKKTLVKILTAHVVAGAWSYEDLLAKATEAGGSWAFKTLSGDTLTAVAKAGRVYIVDESGGIARITIKDVNQSNGVIQVINKVLLPK; this is encoded by the coding sequence ATGCACAAGACCCTCAGGATGCTGCTGGCGGTGTCCGTTCTGGCGCTCGGCGTCACCACGCTGCCGACGCTTGCGGCCACCAAGATGGTGGGCGGCGCCGCGATGTACGAGACCAAGAACATCATCGAGAACGCTGTCAACTCCAGAGACCACACCACGCTGGTTGCGGCGGTAAAGGCAGCCGGTCTGGTCGAGGCACTGTCCGGGCCCGGACCGTTCACGGTGTTTGCCCCGGTCAACGCCGCCTTCGCTGCGCTACCGGCCGGCACTGTCGACAGCTTGCTGAAGCCAGAGAACAAGAAAACCCTGGTCAAGATACTGACCGCGCATGTGGTAGCCGGCGCCTGGTCCTATGAGGACCTCCTGGCCAAGGCGACGGAGGCGGGCGGCAGCTGGGCGTTCAAGACGCTGAGTGGCGACACGCTCACTGCCGTCGCAAAGGCCGGTCGGGTCTATATCGTCGACGAGAGCGGTGGCATCGCGCGCATCACCATCAAGGACGTGAATCAA